In Tubulanus polymorphus chromosome 8, tnTubPoly1.2, whole genome shotgun sequence, one genomic interval encodes:
- the LOC141909605 gene encoding EF-hand domain-containing protein 1-like, which translates to MEGLPVLPGNSFRDPTQTKYHRSQTLGYKNGYALPRYPTVGVGGVPLQYNQISQQELDELANYQPTLTYGQAKQAPPEDFVPAHVAWDKKVLMFHGYFKMTVHESPDEFYRVRPVKIYYYLEDDSIAVIEPNVENSGMPQGKLIKRQRLPKNDQGDHWHWKDINLQQNVTFYGKIFRVTNCDQFTRDFLEAEGIIVNDPESEPTDPYDSKRKDDAELKTFTTKTSFDKLKQFIELDRKVLRFFCLWDDRESMFGEMRPFILHYYLVDDTLEIRDVHEPNDGRDPFPVLITRHKVPKDRYNVDSSFPGIVMELTDHEIKEQYFTPKDFMVGVTFNLYGRRFLIYDCDKFTKAFYYHNFNITDFPTVEVKGLAKELPKMEISQYNGYGSMEDSMQSCLSLVPQPPKKDFIKSLENDHKILRFEAIMDSIKPDHKGRRFIISYHLADDMLGIYEPPVRNSGIIGGKFLEKTRVAKRGSTPENPCFYGPDDFKIGASIDVFQHRFTITDADEYVLTYMLEHSNQFSPDTIRSLQEKHNRPTEGKEPKKGGPMKVTRQEGDLGRLVAEVKSQLKKMAITDKSRFDEMFLRYNSDRMGFIDREHLKDMCQQLQLPGDSDVLDVIIAEAGSNGQMNLEQFRKFFEG; encoded by the exons ATGGAAGGTTTACCTGTTTTACCCGGCAATAGTTTCAGAGATCCAACG CAAACCAAATACCACCGATCTCAAACACTCGGATACAAGAATGGATATGCGTTGCCACGGTACCCGACAGTCGGAGTGGGCGGCGTCCCGCTACAGTATAACCAAATCAGTCAACAGGAACTCGACGAATTAGCCAATTATCAACCGACTTTGACGTACGGACAGGCAAAACAAGCCCCGCCCGAGGATTTCGTACCCGCGCACGTCGCCTGGGATAAAAAG gTTTTGATGTTCCACGGATATTTCAAGATGACCGTCCACGAATCGCCGGACGAATTTTATCGCGTTCGACCCGTGAAAATTTATTACTATCTCGAAGACGACAGCATCGCCGTCATcgaaccaaacgtcgaaaacAGCGGCATGCCACAAg GTAAACTGATAAAACGTCAGAGGCTGCCAAAGAACGATCAGGGAGATCACTGGCACTGGAAAGACATCAACTTACAGCAGAACGTTACGTTTTATGGCAAGATTTTCAGAGTAACAAACTGCGACCAGTTCACCCgc GATTTCCTGGAAGCGGAGGGCATCATCGTGAACGACCCGGAGTCGGAGCCCACCGATCCGTACGACAGCAAACGTAAAGACGACGCCGAATTGAAGACGTTCACGACGAAAACAAGTTTCGATAAATTGAAACAGTTCATCGAATTGGATCGAAAAGTTTTACGATTTTTCTGTCTGTGGGACGATCGAGAAAGCATGTTCGGAGAAATGAGACCTTTCATATTACAC TACTACCTGGTCGACGACACTCTCGAGATCCGAGACGTCCACGAACCGAACGACGGCCGCGATCCGTTCCCCGTGCTCATTACGAGACACAAAGTTCCGAAAGATCGTTACAACGTCGATTCGTCGTTCCCGGGAATCGTCATGGAGTTGACCGATCACGAAATCAAAGAGCAATATTTCACGCCGAAAGATTTCATGGTCGGCGTAACGTTCAATTTGTACGGCAGACGGTTCCTGATTTACGATTGCGACAAATTCACGAAGGCGTTTTATTACCATAATTTCAACATTACCGATTTCCCGACGGTCGAAGTGAAGGGACTCGCAAAAGAACTGCCCAAAATG GAAATTTCACAGTACAACGGCTACGGGTCGATGGAAGATTCAATGCAGTCGTGTTTATCATTGGTGCCTCAACCAccgaaaaaagatttcataaaatCCCTCGAAAATGACCACAAAATTCTGCGCTTCGAAGCGATAATG GATTCGATTAAACCGGATCACAAGGGCAGACGGTTTATCATATCGTATCATCTAGCCGACGATATGTTAGGTATTTACGAACCGCCGGTGCGAAACTCAGGAATAATCGGCGGTAAATTCCTCGAGAAAACTCGCGTGGCGAAACGTGGCAGCACACCGGAAAATCCGTGTTTCTACGGACCAGACGATTTCAAAATAGGAGCGTCGATCGATGTATTCCAACACAG ATTCACGATAACTGACGCTGACGAATATGTATTAACGTATATGTTAGAACATTCGAACCAGTTCTCGCCGGATACAATAAG GTCACTGCAAGAAAAACACAACAGACCAACTGAGGGTAAAGAGCCTAAGAAAGGAGGACCGATGAAAGTCACTCGACA aGAAGGAGATTTAGGACGGTTAGTCGCCGAAGTGAAGAGTCAACTGAAGAAAATGGCCATTACGGATAAAAGTCGATTCGACGAGATGTTCTTACGATATAACTCCGACCGAATGGGTTTCATCGATCGCGAACATTTAAAAGATATGTGTCAACAATTACAACTACCCGGAGATTCAGACGTCCTCGACGTG aTAATTGCCGAAGCGGGAAGCAATGGACAAATGAATCTCGAACAATTCCGAAAATTCTTCGAAGGATAA